The following nucleotide sequence is from Acyrthosiphon pisum isolate AL4f chromosome A2, pea_aphid_22Mar2018_4r6ur, whole genome shotgun sequence.
tgcataatgcattttgtataattctatttacctgaaacatttttaaaattttttttttatgtatttattttgtgtaaataataaaacaaacttaaatatatttattttcaggtaCCTTATTCATCTCTAGTCTTGACTATTGcattggacaaaaaaaaaatgttattcaaacaTATCAACTGAcggaattaattaaaaaaagaaaataagacctaaaaatgcaaaaaattgatctaattaaaaatgtcgaaaaatgcaaaaaaataataataaaagtttcataaatgGTTTCGTAGTTACATAATtctaattatatacttacaaagCTACGCCTTACAAACATTtaaggtcaacatttaaaattcccaatagttatCAAAAGTGCTAAAAAACAACatcaaaattaaggaaaaacggtaatttttactcaaaattggtttttgaccaATTGGAATcatggtttttggtgtaactctaaaacaaatggcAGAACACTGGatgtttaaattaacataaaacaattaacataacacgataacattttgacgATATTATGAAGTGTTttgaactatatatattattatagagattcaaatatttttgttctatgaatgtcaataaaattgtatttgttgaataaaatgcttgaaaatgtaattcaaggctctaaatatattgttacattatgacatttgaaaaatatttaaaatctttagtcacaatttttttttataagcatgttaagttcaaatattgacaaaacacgtaaaaatcacaaaaatgaaaattattttgagtaagaaattcataaaaatttttctttttaaattgaagatttgaaaatgtaattcaagatttattataaatttgtttaccttaaatttgaataaattcaaaatagccaatttctgaatctgattataagaacgatttggatggtaaaaacatttacctAAGTCAAGcagtttggtttttaatttttttaaagcatcaatatttttctgattATATTAACTACGCAATTTCTTTTAATgtcatttttggaaatttactTAGGTACATGGGTAAATCGGAATGTAAATCGGATGGTTTAATCGGAATTGGAATTTAcggtgatttatatttatttacttatattttagaaaacaacgTAGAGTCGCCGATGTCgctgaataatataggtacctaattactataaatataggtaccagtACATTGGTACCTACACTTATTCTATgacttaaataatttaggtactatgatatatttcataacttataaatacaaCTATTGACTAAATTGATGGACTAATACGTTTgtgatttaaattcatttttttcttttctaatttattgtttcttgGTCATTGGGCCGGGaactaacaatataattatagctCGTTCGTCCAGTCACAGAACTACACACCGACTGATTTGTGAATAACTCTATGGCTTGGTGCAAGAAGAGCCAATGTcccattttgacaaaattgagaTTACTTGTCCAATGTcattaaaatgtgtttgtatGCCTCTGCAGGAATAGATAAAAAGGGGGCAACGATTGATTCTTTCCTTTTAGCCTCCAAGCCCCCCAAAATTtcacttataattattgatacattgtaaattatattgaatagtcATGTATgtcaatatactaatatagaaaataataattgattttcttttataaaaatacagaatGGATATGAAGACGGAAATCCATCTGCATGAGAaatccaataataattttctgtccctttaaaagaaataataaaattaggaaGATTTATAATAGGGAGACTAACAATGGTGTAAAGCCTACTCGTGAAGCATTGTGTTTAGCAACGTTTACGATAGATTGTGCTTTGGGAATGGAAACTGCTGATTGTGCATTATGTATGGGTCTAcgttcaaaaaatgtaatatgatatagttaaattgtaaaatttatacagatttagtattttaaatatacatttttgtgaatttatttgtatacgaaaaactcAATTctgtaatcaattaatttaattttaagcaatttgaTTGCAGAAATCATGATAATTTGTACAGAAATTTatgcaaatttaataaatttttgttagtgtaattttttatgtaatgttatattttacatattacatataatacgtATTTGTTACCCGGAGTcgtagattcactttcccatcgaaccaAAATACTGAAGTTACAGAATAATGAATAGACGATAGTAGAAAATCagagcattattttgactatttatCGTTTACACTTTATACagataccaaaaataaaataagaatctaaaataggtatGTTACTGAAAATGGAgcatattctatttttttctccGGGTGCAAAAATTAGTAGTTCTGGACCTGATTTTGCCATAAATAATGAAAAGTATGGTTACCCTATATGTTAAAAGTTATTTcctcaatttattatataatattagtatggttTTTGTTACACAAAcatgaaataagtaataactaggtaCGTAATTGTGACAATATGTTCTATAGAACATTAAATAAGctaaatattgtttcataataatttgttataactattaacataataacgAGTTAGGGAAATAACTACTTACCTAATATGTTCCTCaatatactctatattatattatagtataagtatagtaaacatttttgtatttattgataatttttaatacaaaaatttaaaaatataataataatcgtttatatTTCGGGTGTGCACATTTCAAATTTGGAGGGGGTGTGCTTCCCCTTGTTGTgccattgtaaataaataaataggggTACCACAAAGTGTAAAAGTGTCTATGTAGAGTGTAGACTATGTAGTATCTATGTTATCACATCGTTTTCGTGGTTCTACGCTTAGTGACCAATGGATAAACTTAAATTGAATAGAGCGTATAATAGTCGTTaatcaacaatatataataacgcaTATAAGAATATAACATAACTACTATGATGGtacatacaactatacaagagGAAATAGCTCTTAATGTTTAATGCAATAAATCTAATTTcagtatatttaactatatttaaaaggTGTTGGAGGATCAATAACAACCAAACATATAGCACATGGACGATacgactataataatgtatgatgtacattatttttaacaagtaaaatatttattattatttgtgtaattttattttattctcgtTTTGATTTGACACTgtggaaaaatgtataaacgcgtttacaaatcatttttaggccacaataaattatgaaaaaaaggaCAAACCCAACGAAcaaaaatgtgctaattatatcaactaaaaaatattgataccaCGTCAGATTCAGAGCGTGAGATTTTAAATGTGGTGCTCCGTTATGACGCAAAACGTACTCAGTCCAGTAAACCACCGACTCCGCTGGTGACATGGGCCGGTCTTTGAACCGATCGGAAGCAATTTTAGCGTTTTGTTGGTACCTATTCGAGAACAGtgcacattaatatttaaaggttTTATAGAATttgattgaaataaaatgtcTCACCTGTCGTTGTCGACAATCTCCACAATGGCGTTAAAAACCGTGTCTGTAGTTACGGAAAAGAGATCCAAAGAGATCGCCATTCCGGCGTCGACCAGATTGTCGATATTTCTCGGTTGATCGTAGTAAATCGGAAATCCGAGTAAAGGCACACCTGCGTCTACAGCTTCGTATATTCCAGATATACCCCCGTGACTGATAAACAGTTTCACATTAGGATGCACtacatgataaatataataatgtcggattacaattaataacattatagttcAGTATATAACTGTAAGCTATATATGTGGAAGTGTATTGTTTATATGTCACAATTACCACACAATGACACGTACAAAGTATATCGCGTTGTGGAAACCATTTCCGCGTCATCACGTTCTTCGGTTTGTCTGCCATTTCACTTTCGTACTTCCACAAAACCTTTTGCGGAACCCGAGCAATTGCCTCTTTTAACACTTTCAGTACATTTTCCGGTAACGATGACATCGAAATCACCGAACCTAACGTGAAGTAAATCACTCCGTTAGGTGCGTCGTCAATGAATTCCAAAATGTCCTGTTAACAAACAAACCGATCGCACAATTATTTAACTCTTCAAAATGTAAATCCATGTTATATCGCTGCATATCAGTTTCACTGCAGAATGGGTCTGCCAAATTACCCCCATGACGGTGGTGCAGTTTTGcgcaaaatttaatttcaaaaattgacacaTTCTGTAGTTAGATTAATCAgcgagtataaaatattgtacttcaTGTGAATTTAGTGGCACTGAAACCATTCATCATGGGTGGCGGTCACaacccattttttttaatgggtgGGGGTCCCACGGTGAATGACTGAGCGTATGAGCTTTAGATGAATGaggtattgattataatttataatacctactataaatgtattctatcttttagcttataatttataacaatagaaATCGTGTACGCCATatggtatacagtatacatacatattgttattaaactagggcttgaaaccgatatttGATACCGATTTTGAACACtggttaaaatcattataaaccaaaatcgaaatcggaaaaattcaaaaccggtattcaaaattaaaacgaaaCAGAAAAAATACACACCGATATCCGAAACCGAGAtcaaaataggaaaaaatatttatgttatatttaacagTTTGTAGGTAGTAATGggtcataatgtaatatatttaattatagatagTTCTTTTTTGGGAATATTTTgctattcttattttaataagcTACCTATTAGCTATTGGTATCATATAACAGTCAcaccatgatataatattagcatttattagtttttttaatcatctctattaagaaaatttttttttggatcaGCAGCAACgcaatttgtttgaaaatattaaaaaaaatatattaatcattctATTATAAAACTCGGATATCACAGGTGAAAATACGTtcttaattttagaatttattggttttttaaaaatgtattggttttacaatgatgtgtgttttgttTTCTATCTGTCATCAATATTTTGGATAGTAAGTGTGCTTTGATTTTTGAGAtaagcatcttttctgatagaaaggtgaacctagttggtacttttgggaggtcaaaattgaaaattctaagTACTTTTTGAAAGCGTCGAGATAATCTATCGATAAATTACGAAATGCCACTAagaatgggattttaatttctaatgctttgaTAAACACCATAGGaacgaacaaaaaataataatattataaggaatacgctaaccgctcagaatcgtttttcgtatacaatggttgatcattgtattcaattaatagatatacaggatgatttgTTTATCATGAAAAactcattttttcaaaaagtattaatatttttcatacttataattttttaagtacttacTTTTATGAATGACatcatagatttttaatttcatattccaaagaaGAATATTTTTAGGGTGATTagcttatgacttatgagttataagtatttaaagtttagacaaaCGGATTAGCGGACAAACATTTTGAGGGGTAACCTCGTACCACACCACTCCGCCCATCTAAacgttgaatatttataactcataaactactcacccgaaattcgattttcatgtatcaaaatactaagaaaaatattctgctatggaatataaaattaaaactcaatgttttcattcaaaaaagtaaaaaaattataaggataaaaaatatttaaaaatataattttttaacaaaaactttgttttataagcgacttgaaactaagtaaaaaatattttcaaaaatattaatactttttgaaataataagtgtttcatgataaaaaaatcatgttgtataacacatccattacaactactgtacaACAGAAAGGTActcacttgtccacctttttaaaaaatgcgTCTCACTTTTTACCTGCCAccatctttaaatttaatatggttCAGCGCCACTGCAATCTGCAGGTGATCGTGGCAGTGtgtcataaatattgtatacagaaCTGAAATGgactacaataaaaataaacatgaataaaagAGACACCAACCAGATGTTTGTTTGACGTGGACTCTTCGatagtactacctatataaggtctgcttaaggggattggtggcgaTCAGTTATTTTAGGCAAAACATACCAGTATTTTATCCGTCATACTGATCGAACTAGTAATGCGattatacttttgaaaactgatttgaatttgttattatatctacttgagatcgatcaGTTTACTTTTCACAATTTAACCCCCTACCCCTCCCCCTTTCAATTCctaaaaattttgttaaaatatttgaaaatttagaaatttttgAACGACggattatttagaattaaaatcagTAATCTTGAAATGTGTGATTATCGATCTCAACTCTCAAGTAGACATTATAACGAATTCAGATCCTTGCatgaatcccggaaaaaaagaccaaggaaaaaaagaacaatttacaatttttgaaatttttaaaaatgttaagaatgtGGCGCAACAAGGCTGAAATGTTGGGGGGGGCTGTGGCCCCCAcctgacattacatgaaaaTTAACCCGTGGGGATGATGCCCCACACCCCCATATATGtccacttaaaaatataagaaaatcggaACGATTTAGTTTTAGCAACTTTtcggttttaaaatttttttttttttaaatgtttgttttaggGTGgtttgtaagaatgtaaaaaaaaagaccggaaaacttcgttttgaagttattgatgaaaaacttcataaactaaatttttttccgTATATAACgcgcattttaaaataaaaatatacttagaattGAATATTGCTCGGACGAAagatcgaaaatatcccccgatttgctaaTCGTATGTAAAACCAGCTTGGGCAGGTctcggaattaaacaaagatgttaaaaagcacataatctgCTAGCGTTGCCACTCGCTCAGTGCCCTGCACtcggacaaaaaaatcgaaaaataaggTTCCTCCGCGCAGTACAGTGTTGCgcacataaatgtaaaatagcaaactttggatagcttaaacttccaaaataatggtttctactaacaaattcaaacaattttgaaatcagcgttaaaaaccacacattttgaaaaaaaaaataataatattcaattctaaatttttttttttttaaatgcgcgccacgaaaaaaatgtagtaatcgaagttttttatcaataacttcaaaacaaagtttgtcagggcatttttttttcgtaggtacaaaaaaaaatttgtgcatGCTATTTCAAAATTGCCTATTTTTAACTCTTTAAAAACTGTCAGCCACAAATCCccaattttactaattataatataatgttacctTTGGTATCGGTCCTGGTGGAGTTAGATGTATGCCGCCGATTTGTACGATGTCCGGTGTCAGTGGCCTAGAAGGTTCGGTGATGAAGTGCGTGTTTGTGAAAGTCAACGACGGTCTGACCAGGTCCATAGCGTCAAACGGTCGCGGGTCGGATTGCCGGAGCCTCCGTTCGCTGTCCCAAACCAGCCACGAACCGGAAACCGTACGCAGCGTATTGGCAAAACGTTGACCGAACGTTTTTGGCACGCCGCGTGGCGACAGCAAATTGGAGACGGCCGCGGGGTTGGGGACGTGACCGAAGAACGAACGCTCCACGTGCGTGACGATCGGCGAAGGGACGACGTATATGGCGGGAACGCGGAGAACGGTAGCCGCGTACGACACGCAATCCGACCAGAAACCCTCGGCGATCACCGCGTCGAATGGTGGCGACCGGCCTTCCAAAATGTCTTGCATTCGCGGGTGTTCGAATATGGTTCCACAGTTGACTCGCAGGGCGTTCACCACGTACGCGATGAACGAGAGCGTGGACCCAGTCTCTAACCGTGACACGTTCAAGCCGACCTTGCTCTCCAGGTAACCGGAAATGTCCACCTCCGTGTAACCGTCGCTGTCACCGTCCGCAAACGGCGTGAACGCGGTCACGGAGTGGCCGCGGTCAGTCAGCGAACGCAATACAGCCTGCATCACGTTCCAGTGGCTCTTGGCCGCCATCGTTTGTACCGCCAAGATATTCGCGGCACCGGCCGTCGGCTGCGGCGATAACAGCGCTTGGAACACGCCAACAGTGATCAAAAGGACGCCGAAATGCGAAGCCATCGTGGTCTTTATCCGTGACGCCGGGTCTTATGTACTGCGCGTTTCGCTGTAACGAGTGTaaagtggttttacaatattttgcgACTAAACTTCATTGGGTTTTAAAATCCACCATGCAgttgtaaattattagttattacttattaggtctTATTAAGTATTCCACTTTAtgcactattttttttgttttttttaaatagtttgcgCGTTCTTGTATAATTTAGTACACCTAATTCATatcttatttatttgattaactaTACGAATAAAATACTCATAGAACTTTAACAAATGAGTTTGATTATCTGAACGAAAAcgatctttaaaatttaaatacaatttgataaatgttaatgttttaaACACTGCAGACATTTATGAAATTGTTTAACGAAACGTTAACTTAAATCTATTGAAGTGTATGTACGGGCTGagtacacacaataataatccGTTCGCCCGGGCACCGTCGCGCTACGCGCACCTCGTCACACCCACGACCGACCTTTGTAACTTGTGTGTAATGGTGTTATAGCTCGACTAGAATTGGTCGGGTTCGCCGCGCAAGTACTAGCGACCTATATGTGGTGTAGTGTTGTGtaaggtgtgtgtgtgtgcttagaaactaatgataataatataaggtaactcgaatgaataatataaatagagtTTAGGTATTGAGTtcgtgttttaatatatattttgataacagacaatataatatattataataatactacggCAACacgaattaataaattataatattgaacggCCCAACGgaataggaaaaataataataaaaataatgtgtacaacACTTACAACTTTGCCGGTGAACAGCTGGCCGGCCGCTACAACCTGTgcctgtataataatttgacgaTTGACACACAAGAATAACACCTAAGTTAACACGATCATAATTACTAATACAAATCGCTGGCTATTCGAGCCACACCGCGGTAATtcgaataacaaataattaaatacagcCCTTATGGCCGAACAATAATAACACAACACTAGGCACAAATACTCTTTCGATGGTGATCGCAGATCGCACTCACggaaatacctataatttataatttaggcGTAGAGACAACCCGACGGTTGGCGACGTGATACGtcataactacaataataattataatatgcaagcgGCTGTGCGAGCCGgcgattacaatatttataatagtgtaaaacaataattgattcCACTGGCTATTCAAGCCAGATTATGAGATATGAAAAACACTACGATTTACTAAAACGCCGTTTTACGATAGTAAAAAAGAATAGCGTTGGCCGTTGAACTGACAATTTGGGCGGCTGAGTTAAATGTTGGCGTTTCAGTGATGGCGGCGGCCGATAGTGCTTAATTACTACGGTTGTAcgtaatctacataatattatatttatacagggtgtatcttatgtcactGTACGCGGTGTTTTTTTTAACGGTTATGGATCGACGGTGTAGAATTTcgttgaaatgaaaaaaatacgtgtttctttggttttaacaggcaatttttttataacaatttcaacatttttaaacacgcagatGTACAGATagaaaaatcaactttattttttcaaattgtaactactatattttttaatagattccgataaaacttttttttctgagaattttgatagtcaaatcatccATTTTTGTTCGctagtttagtaaaatatgcattaatatacttttaattgaaacaaTTCGTATAGGTTTAATTTTCAAGAGCtggatattattttcttataaagttataactaccaatttataaacttaaatagtttaatcggtaatctaatgacactatccaaacaaaaaataaaaaaaatataaacaacattgtTGGCAAAcacagttcattatttttattttaacataggtGCAATCATCaatatcagtattattattttaatttttttaatcgtaattaattacttctCAGTTACTTTTCATACATTATCAtgaatttggattctttattaggtaggtagctaaagtaataatagtaaattggcAAATGATATTCGATTGTTGACATTactgtattaggtatttatgggtgttaaaaaaaattgtgtgatgaaaagtgcaatgttttgtgGGGCTCTTCTCGTAGTAGGATAAACATGAAATTTGAACCACATATAGGTTCccaatattggtaggtatcgcatgaaaagtatgaatttaggagttgaaatatttaaaccttcatattttagattctgagcggagcgaggaagctattgtttttacaatggtgtttattttttttatttttttattttatatcctgtatacaaaatttcttccagaaggagagtttcgatttcaacatatactaccttatcttttagaaaattggatctagatggtactttagagaggtcatttttcgattttctcaatagttatttaatgccacgggaaaaaccaccggaaaattacgaaaaaaacgctaaaaatgggattttaatttctaacgctttgtttatcaccatagaaacgaataaaaaattataatattttaatattaattcaacttacgtgataaaataaataataccaacatataaaatatccagactgacaaaccgtcttcactcagaatcgtttttcttatacaatgatatatcattgaattcaagtttaatacaatcaattatacaatgacccatctgtaatctactgtacagcagagcgacatccacttatctgcttttttagttttggacatttacattttatttcgtacttttcttatattttatattcctatcatacttttcttacaatagaattaatttggattcttttttaggtggctaaggtaatacctacctaatggtaATTGAttcttttgtaataatattggaaatcttTACCTATACGGAAAACATGTCAGTTTTGGTGTCGTCAATATTAGTAGGACGTCGaactaggtattataggtatatcatattttattttttgcaaccgattattataacaacataatcatattttacGAATTAGATTTATGTACTGAAATAGATAATTAGCTCATAATTCACATTGATGATAATGATGTTCACGACATTCTGATTAAGAAAATCTAatccaatacatatttttaaatcacattaAATCAATCTGTTTTACATTGcgattcatatttttaaacgtagTGTAATGACACGCAATTGGTtggtaaaaattgatatttatttatcctGAACCAATCGGCTCATCatctttatttaatacaatgtttatatatttcgtataacaatatttcttttttatatatataaattNNNNNNNNNNNNNNNNNNNNNNNNNNNNNNNNNNNNNNNNNNNNNNNNNNNNNNNNNNNNNNNNNNNNNNNNNNNNNNNNNNNNNNNNNNNNNNNNNNNNCACTCTCTTGTATCGCAATTGTGGTCA
It contains:
- the LOC103309591 gene encoding UDP-glucuronosyltransferase 2B17, whose product is MASHFGVLLITVGVFQALLSPQPTAGAANILAVQTMAAKSHWNVMQAVLRSLTDRGHSVTAFTPFADGDSDGYTEVDISGYLESKVGLNVSRLETGSTLSFIAYVVNALRVNCGTIFEHPRMQDILEGRSPPFDAVIAEGFWSDCVSYAATVLRVPAIYVVPSPIVTHVERSFFGHVPNPAAVSNLLSPRGVPKTFGQRFANTLRTVSGSWLVWDSERRLRQSDPRPFDAMDLVRPSLTFTNTHFITEPSRPLTPDIVQIGGIHLTPPGPIPKDILEFIDDAPNGVIYFTLGSVISMSSLPENVLKVLKEAIARVPQKVLWKYESEMADKPKNVMTRKWFPQRDILLHPNVKLFISHGGISGIYEAVDAGVPLLGFPIYYDQPRNIDNLVDAGMAISLDLFSVTTDTVFNAIVEIVDNDRYQQNAKIASDRFKDRPMSPAESVVYWTEYVLRHNGAPHLKSHALNLTWYQYFLVDIISTFLFVGFVLFFIIYCGLKMICKRVYTFFHSVKSKRE